From the genome of Synechococcales cyanobacterium T60_A2020_003:
TTTTGGGTGGCGATCGCCTGGGCAACCCCCTGACGAAGCTGGATCAAATCCTCTTGCATATCCATAACGGTTTGCTCAAGGATCTTTTCTGGATCTTCGGCCTGACTAATCAAACTATTAATATTGGCTCGAATCACGCGCCAAAGGCGATCAAACAATCCCATAACCCCGCTTCTCCATGGGCTAATCCACTGGTGTACACGGCACGTTCGTTAAACGCTCGGCATGAAAGCCAGCTTCCCTCTATACTACCCTACCCATTTCTCTGGACTCAGTCCTGTTGGGAGTGAAAATATCCTGGACTGAAGACCCCATTATTTTGGGTGTTGGCTGTTGACCGAATCGAGCGGGCGATCGCCCCCTATTCAAATCGTCTAGGACTTACGCAATTGGGCGATTTTGCCCAGCGGTGTTTCACAGGACGTCTACCAGCGCTTGACATCCGCAAATTCACCACGAGTCGTAACGTTGCGATGGCTGCGCCTGTGGAGAATGCTGAACTTATTTATACAGAGTCCAAATAATGTTCATTCAGAACCTTAGGCGGGAACTCTCTGTAATATCGGGTTATGGAATAGGAATTCCCTCTCTCTTTCCTAGCTCATCACTCTGGGTCAACACCATGCCCTAAGGCTTCTTGATCACAGTTGAACCTTACTATATGTATGCGAGGACAGGGTTGCAATGATAAGTCCTAATCAAAAGTCGCACAGCTCGTGCGATTCCACTGTATTCACTCACCGTTCGGAGCAGCAGCGTCTGGATGCGCTTCATGCATCGGGGCTCGTCGACGTGGATCGCGTTCCTGTGTTTGATGAAGCGACGCAAACGGCGGCGCATTTTCTGAGTATGCCGATTTGTCTGCTAGGGGTCATCGACAGCGATCGCCACTGGTTTAAATCGGCGGTAGGGCTATCCCGAATTGGGTTAATGAATGAGCTAGCGGTATCTCGTCAGTTGCCTCGGGTAGAGTCCCTGTGCGATCGCGTGGTGGAGCTACAGCGTCCAGTCGTCATTGCGGATGTAACGTTAGATCCGACTGCAAACTCTAGTCTTTTAGTGCAGCGGTACGGCATTCGAGCTTACTTGGGGGTGCCGCTGTTCACCAGCCAAGGTCAGTGCTTGGGTAGCTTAGCCGTGATGGAACTGGCACCTCGGCAGTTTTCGCCAAAAGATATCGCATTTCTAGAACTGATGGCGCGGTGGAGTATGAGCGAGTATGAGCGCGATCGCCTCCTGCACCGACAAGACTCAGGAACGCCAATATTTCCAACGACTCCAGCAATCGCTCGTCCCGAGGCTCCAGCATCCCTATCCCTCCAACAGGAAATTCTAGAAATTAAAAGCAATCTGCTGACTCAAATGACTCAAGAGCTGCGGACGCCGCTCACGTCCGTCCTGGGGATGACCAGTGTGCTCAAACGGGAAATCTACGGAACCCTGACCCCTAAGCAGCATGAATACGTGGATGTGGTACACAATAGCGGTCAGTATTTACTGTCCCTGGCGAATGAAATTTTAGAAATTGGCAGCTTAGAAACCGATCATTCAGCCTTAGATCTCACCCCTGTAGATGTTGAGATGGTGTGCCAACAGGCAATTCGTTCGCTCGATCAGGCGGCCCATCGCTGTGAAGACGAGATCCAGCTTACGGTGGAACCGGGGAATCGGATTTGGTATCTGGATAAGGCTAAAATTCGCCAGATGCTGTATCACCTAACCTCTAACCTAATTCAGAGTTCCAATCCTGGCAGTACGGTACGGATACACGTCTCCCGGAAGCAGCAGCAGCTACACATTATGCTCTGGACATCCCATCCGTGGTTGGGCGAGGGTCTGCCCCAAGATTCCTTGCCCATGAATGATGTCTTGAGTCATCCATCGATGCTGGTGTCCGATACAGCCTTC
Proteins encoded in this window:
- a CDS encoding GAF domain-containing sensor histidine kinase: MISPNQKSHSSCDSTVFTHRSEQQRLDALHASGLVDVDRVPVFDEATQTAAHFLSMPICLLGVIDSDRHWFKSAVGLSRIGLMNELAVSRQLPRVESLCDRVVELQRPVVIADVTLDPTANSSLLVQRYGIRAYLGVPLFTSQGQCLGSLAVMELAPRQFSPKDIAFLELMARWSMSEYERDRLLHRQDSGTPIFPTTPAIARPEAPASLSLQQEILEIKSNLLTQMTQELRTPLTSVLGMTSVLKREIYGTLTPKQHEYVDVVHNSGQYLLSLANEILEIGSLETDHSALDLTPVDVEMVCQQAIRSLDQAAHRCEDEIQLTVEPGNRIWYLDKAKIRQMLYHLTSNLIQSSNPGSTVRIHVSRKQQQLHIMLWTSHPWLGEGLPQDSLPMNDVLSHPSMLVSDTAFANSRESRERHGNPGDADMVDDTGEAQGNAPSSDRHQLGLKLSQRLAALHGGEIKTQGSPTTGGHYVVILPQLQPDVNALNR